The Acidianus manzaensis genome has a window encoding:
- a CDS encoding sn-glycerol-1-phosphate dehydrogenase: MLKLINFSSNVIFGNNVISSIPNEIESKRFSKEIIFISGEKTFKLIGEKILNKIQANDLRVVENIIGIRKDKDIVDNYISKFSKDKKYTIISVGSGSVLDIGKYIASETNSPLISIPTSLSTDAIATSFSVLWRKGSSIAIKTVAPSLVIGDYQLLKNEDKRFIKAGIGDMLSKLSALYDWRLSFWLAKEKYNDFAYKLASYITKLIIERLYHILNADYIGIETLFLAEVTDGYLMELADTTRVAAGSEHLFSFAMESLGSNLLHGELCGLGTIMMYFLQTGSHRAKKIFEKIQFPITTRELGISKEIIIKALTISHKMRNWYTILGKDGLTEAQAERLAKYTGVIE; this comes from the coding sequence ATGCTCAAATTGATAAATTTTTCCTCAAATGTTATTTTTGGAAACAATGTAATATCTTCTATTCCTAATGAAATAGAATCTAAGCGTTTTTCTAAGGAAATTATTTTTATTTCTGGTGAAAAAACATTTAAGTTAATTGGAGAAAAAATACTAAATAAAATTCAAGCAAACGATCTTCGTGTTGTAGAGAATATTATAGGTATAAGAAAGGATAAGGATATAGTAGATAATTATATCTCTAAGTTTTCAAAAGATAAAAAATATACAATAATATCTGTAGGGAGTGGTTCAGTTCTTGATATAGGAAAATATATTGCATCTGAAACTAATTCTCCATTAATATCTATTCCTACATCTCTTTCAACTGATGCAATAGCTACTAGTTTTTCCGTATTGTGGAGAAAAGGATCTAGCATAGCAATAAAAACTGTAGCTCCATCTTTAGTAATTGGAGACTATCAGTTACTTAAAAATGAAGATAAAAGGTTTATAAAGGCAGGTATAGGAGATATGCTCTCTAAACTTTCGGCTCTTTACGATTGGAGATTAAGTTTTTGGCTTGCAAAAGAGAAATATAATGATTTTGCGTATAAATTAGCATCATATATTACGAAGTTAATCATAGAAAGATTATATCATATTTTAAACGCTGATTATATAGGTATAGAAACCCTATTCCTTGCGGAGGTTACAGATGGATATCTTATGGAACTTGCAGATACTACTAGAGTAGCTGCAGGCAGTGAGCATCTTTTTTCCTTTGCTATGGAATCTCTTGGCTCAAATCTATTGCATGGAGAATTATGTGGATTAGGGACAATTATGATGTATTTTCTACAAACTGGATCTCATAGAGCGAAAAAAATATTTGAAAAAATTCAATTTCCTATAACAACTAGGGAATTAGGAATCAGTAAGGAAATAATAATAAAGGCGTTAACTATTTCTCACAAAATGAGAAACTGGTATACTATATTAGGTAAAGATGGTTTAACAGAAGCACAAGCTGAAAGATTGGCAAAATACACTGGTGTAATTGAATAA
- a CDS encoding APC family permease has translation MGESKLKLRDLGTVSDKNLKKSLNKLELLFVSLEGVIGSGWLFASLYTASYVGGAAIISWIIGGVLLMTIALTYSEIASLIPKSGGIVRYPHYTHGGIAGYIISWSYFAAGATVPAIEATAIITYLSSLIPSLTVNGFLTTEGLVFAYGLLVLFFFINYLGVNILGKVSHGIGWWKLIIPSLAVILLMVFYFHPSNFSANGFFPSSTYLASPYSGWGAVLYAIPTTGIIFAYTGFRNAIEYGSEAKNPQRDIPFAVVGSLAISIFLYVLLQVAFIGGINWNAIGVSFGNWKGLENSILSSGPFYEIFKYSSVGGSILLLFEAFAILLLVDSAVSPAGTTVVGMGSGTRVLYGLAANGYFPEIFLRLGKTKVPIVSLITVTVIGGIFLLPFPAWIALVGIVSSAAVFTYIMGGIALEVLRYKAPEVKRSFKLPLYRLIAPISTIVSLLIVYWSGFATIFEVMTIIFAGLPILFGYYARKNWDINLKLAISLGVIDGAVIGLIDYYFIEETKILSVANNIALLIYEIVMISLISSNLFVIYRFYDKSRKEIKMGIWLIGVILSILPLSYFGSFGLYQIIPFPEDLIGVIALGLIAHYVGIRSGMINDAIEDIIKNTSGFI, from the coding sequence ATGGGAGAAAGTAAATTAAAGTTAAGAGATTTAGGGACAGTCAGTGATAAGAATTTAAAGAAAAGTTTGAATAAATTAGAATTACTTTTTGTATCGTTAGAGGGAGTTATTGGTTCAGGTTGGCTATTTGCATCATTATATACGGCATCCTACGTTGGAGGTGCAGCCATAATTTCGTGGATAATAGGTGGAGTTCTATTAATGACTATAGCCTTAACTTACTCTGAAATAGCTTCGTTAATTCCTAAATCTGGTGGTATTGTTAGATATCCTCATTATACTCACGGTGGAATAGCTGGATATATAATTTCATGGTCTTACTTTGCAGCAGGTGCTACAGTACCAGCAATAGAGGCTACAGCTATAATAACATACCTTTCTAGCTTAATTCCATCTCTAACTGTTAATGGATTCTTAACTACTGAAGGATTAGTGTTTGCTTATGGTCTTCTAGTTCTTTTCTTCTTTATAAATTATCTAGGAGTTAACATCTTAGGAAAAGTATCTCATGGTATTGGATGGTGGAAGTTAATTATACCTAGTTTAGCCGTGATTTTACTTATGGTATTTTACTTTCATCCATCTAATTTTTCCGCTAACGGTTTCTTTCCTTCATCAACTTATTTAGCTTCTCCATACTCTGGATGGGGTGCAGTATTATATGCTATACCAACTACTGGAATAATATTTGCTTATACAGGATTTAGAAATGCAATAGAATACGGTAGTGAAGCTAAAAATCCTCAAAGGGATATTCCATTTGCTGTTGTAGGTTCTTTAGCAATTTCTATTTTCTTGTATGTTCTTTTGCAAGTAGCTTTCATTGGAGGAATAAACTGGAATGCTATAGGCGTTAGTTTTGGCAATTGGAAAGGATTAGAGAATTCTATCTTGTCATCTGGGCCTTTCTATGAAATTTTCAAGTATTCTAGTGTTGGTGGGTCCATACTATTATTATTTGAAGCTTTTGCGATATTACTGTTAGTAGATTCTGCAGTAAGTCCAGCTGGAACAACAGTTGTAGGTATGGGAAGTGGTACTAGAGTTCTTTATGGTTTAGCTGCAAATGGATATTTTCCAGAAATATTTCTTAGATTAGGTAAAACTAAAGTACCAATAGTATCATTAATTACGGTAACAGTTATAGGAGGAATTTTCTTACTTCCATTTCCAGCGTGGATAGCATTAGTTGGAATTGTATCTTCAGCCGCAGTGTTCACTTACATAATGGGAGGAATTGCTCTAGAAGTTTTAAGATATAAGGCTCCAGAGGTTAAAAGATCATTTAAACTACCTCTTTATAGACTAATAGCGCCAATTTCTACTATTGTTTCTCTTTTAATAGTTTATTGGTCAGGTTTTGCAACAATATTCGAGGTAATGACAATAATTTTTGCTGGATTACCAATTTTATTTGGATATTATGCAAGAAAGAACTGGGATATTAACTTAAAATTAGCTATATCTTTAGGAGTTATAGATGGAGCAGTAATAGGATTAATAGACTATTATTTTATAGAAGAAACTAAAATTTTAAGCGTAGCAAATAATATAGCATTACTTATTTACGAAATAGTTATGATTTCGTTAATTTCTAGTAACTTATTTGTGATTTATCGTTTTTATGATAAATCAAGAAAAGAAATTAAAATGGGAATATGGTTAATAGGAGTTATATTATCTATTTTACCATTATCATATTTTGGTAGTTTTGGTTTATATCAAATTATACCGTTTCCAGAAGATTTAATAGGAGTTATAGCTTTAGGATTAATAGCACATTATGTTGGAATAAGAAGTGGAATGATAAACGATGCTATAGAAGATATTATCAAAAATACATCTGGATTCATTTAA
- a CDS encoding aspartate aminotransferase family protein, whose product MNRLSYENAPRILVKPPGPKSREYLEIQDAYETKSRIYTQIFKMAIDDARGSTIRDVDGNIYIDWFSGISVLNLGHSNPIVIDAIQNQLNKIDHINEVPTESRIQFLKTLESTLPGDLRNNAKIMFTVTGGDACEAAVSLARYITKKKVIIAFSGSYHGIAGEIASATANYHYRELENLDYHNIYHLPYPYKYRFPINVKEEDISKIVIDMLENILKDSYSGVGPIGGVLVEPIQGEGGYIVPPDDFLPMLREVTEKYSVPLIMDEVQSGVGRTGKIWASEHWSVTPDIMCISKSIGGGIPASMIAYKKEYDDLLPPAFHLGTYRGNPLALAAGNVILNYLKNSDILNRVQEKGKYIMERFNEMSYVSNYIGEVRGKGFMIGVELVKDKKNKDPATEFAVKLKKNLFEKGLLMHTCGHFGNVMRFMAPLTIEDDLIDKGLEIFENSIKELEKV is encoded by the coding sequence ATGAATAGATTAAGCTATGAAAACGCACCTAGAATATTAGTTAAACCACCAGGACCAAAATCAAGAGAATATTTAGAAATTCAAGATGCTTATGAGACTAAATCGAGAATATATACACAAATCTTTAAAATGGCTATTGATGACGCTAGAGGTTCTACCATTAGAGACGTTGATGGAAATATTTACATTGACTGGTTTTCTGGAATTAGCGTTTTGAATTTGGGTCATTCAAATCCAATAGTTATCGATGCTATTCAAAATCAGCTTAATAAAATAGATCATATAAACGAAGTGCCAACAGAATCTAGGATTCAATTTTTAAAGACTCTTGAATCTACGCTACCTGGTGATTTGAGGAACAATGCAAAGATCATGTTTACAGTAACTGGAGGAGATGCATGCGAAGCAGCAGTAAGTCTGGCAAGATATATAACAAAGAAGAAAGTAATAATTGCATTTAGTGGATCATACCATGGGATAGCAGGAGAAATAGCTAGTGCTACAGCTAATTATCACTATAGAGAATTAGAGAATCTTGATTATCATAATATTTATCATTTGCCATATCCTTATAAGTATAGATTTCCAATAAATGTAAAAGAAGAAGATATAAGTAAAATTGTAATAGATATGTTAGAGAATATTCTAAAAGATTCTTATTCTGGAGTAGGGCCTATAGGAGGAGTTTTAGTTGAGCCTATTCAAGGTGAAGGAGGATATATAGTTCCGCCCGACGATTTCTTACCAATGTTAAGGGAAGTTACTGAGAAATATTCTGTTCCTCTAATTATGGATGAAGTTCAGAGTGGGGTTGGGAGAACTGGTAAGATTTGGGCTAGTGAACATTGGTCAGTAACACCGGATATTATGTGTATATCTAAAAGTATTGGTGGTGGAATACCAGCATCAATGATAGCATATAAGAAAGAGTATGATGATTTATTACCTCCAGCTTTTCATCTAGGGACTTATAGAGGGAATCCATTAGCATTAGCAGCAGGAAATGTAATACTAAATTACTTAAAAAATTCAGATATACTCAATAGAGTTCAAGAAAAAGGCAAATATATAATGGAAAGATTTAATGAAATGAGCTATGTTTCAAATTATATAGGTGAAGTGAGAGGAAAAGGGTTCATGATAGGTGTTGAGTTAGTTAAAGACAAGAAAAATAAAGATCCTGCTACGGAGTTTGCAGTTAAATTAAAGAAAAATCTATTCGAAAAAGGTTTATTAATGCATACTTGTGGTCATTTTGGCAATGTTATGAGATTTATGGCTCCATTAACAATTGAAGACGATCTTATAGATAAGGGATTGGAAATTTTTGAAAATAGTATCAAAGAGTTAGAAAAAGTGTGA
- a CDS encoding aromatic-ring-hydroxylating dioxygenase subunit beta has protein sequence MQSLTNINIYLNYDKNEVNENEYIKIVRFLNKEAELLEYRKYLEWLDFLHPDVEYIVLVREIKDKKDNSISNGLLIYDKKDTIKIKIDRLTSNYAWSDNPPSVSKYMITNILAYNFMDYYLARSNVLFIKYRSSDLMYLTYKRADIISKDMKILKRIVLPDVHSINMQDLTYFL, from the coding sequence ATGCAGAGTTTAACAAATATCAATATATATCTTAATTATGATAAGAATGAAGTTAATGAAAACGAATATATCAAAATTGTCAGATTTTTGAACAAAGAAGCTGAGCTTTTAGAATATCGTAAATACTTAGAATGGCTAGATTTTCTACATCCTGATGTAGAATATATAGTTTTAGTTAGAGAAATAAAAGATAAAAAGGATAATTCGATATCAAATGGATTATTGATATATGATAAGAAAGATACAATAAAAATCAAAATAGATAGGTTGACATCTAATTATGCTTGGAGCGACAATCCTCCATCAGTATCAAAGTATATGATTACCAATATTTTAGCTTATAATTTCATGGACTATTATTTAGCTAGATCTAATGTACTATTTATAAAGTATAGATCATCAGATTTAATGTATCTAACATATAAAAGAGCTGATATTATTTCTAAAGATATGAAAATATTAAAGAGAATAGTATTGCCTGACGTTCATTCAATTAACATGCAAGATCTTACATATTTCTTGTAA
- a CDS encoding APC family permease, whose product MEENSSPNMKKQIQEYKLKHNAVGLMHGIFQSISHVSPAGDVAILLTGTVAYAGAYSALAVLIAWLIYGMWMNTPYQFSKLRSNAGGYYAYASLGSKILSIPTFLSYTENEMLGGPAFGILGFASFFYLISPSITAIPYIWIAFASFVAAYGFIISYLGIKESLSYAFYTGIAEVLFLGLASIAIIFRLGSLNTFTVFSPPTYILPLVFLGMVFSILDFTGLGTVITVSEEIKEPKKNIGRSIIYAFLLTGFALILPAYALTVGWGLGNISTFATSPDPGLIIFGKYLGIIGFILLTIFVANSYLSFIIANSNVVSRIAFSASRDGVLLPKWFYYTHPKRKTPVRTLMLWLGVGFGSTLISGLVLGPFNGALLLLTISGIGVIFEHIFANIGLTIFAKKQDQFDVFKHGFVPIVSSILGVVVLYYSMQGLISTAISSPSLLNYALLGAGIFAILWPLAVGFSLSVYYMKKHPEKLAKAGEYDIEMELKPQSKEY is encoded by the coding sequence ATGGAAGAAAATAGTTCTCCGAATATGAAAAAACAGATACAAGAATATAAGCTAAAACACAATGCGGTAGGTTTAATGCATGGAATTTTCCAATCTATATCTCATGTATCTCCAGCCGGCGATGTAGCTATACTATTAACTGGGACAGTAGCGTATGCTGGAGCATACAGTGCATTAGCTGTGCTAATTGCATGGCTAATTTATGGTATGTGGATGAATACTCCCTATCAATTTTCTAAACTAAGAAGTAATGCTGGAGGTTACTATGCCTATGCATCTTTGGGATCTAAAATACTCTCCATACCCACATTTTTATCTTATACAGAAAACGAAATGCTTGGAGGTCCAGCATTCGGAATATTAGGATTTGCTAGTTTCTTCTATTTAATTTCTCCTTCTATTACTGCTATACCTTATATATGGATAGCATTTGCTAGTTTTGTGGCTGCTTATGGCTTTATAATATCTTATCTAGGTATAAAAGAGTCCTTATCTTATGCATTTTATACAGGGATAGCAGAAGTCCTATTTTTAGGATTAGCATCGATAGCAATAATATTCAGACTTGGCTCTTTAAATACGTTTACAGTATTTTCTCCTCCAACATATATATTACCACTAGTATTCTTAGGTATGGTATTTTCAATTCTTGATTTTACTGGTTTAGGCACTGTAATAACAGTATCAGAAGAAATAAAGGAGCCTAAAAAGAATATAGGAAGATCAATTATTTATGCATTCTTATTAACTGGATTTGCCCTAATATTACCAGCGTATGCATTAACAGTAGGTTGGGGATTAGGAAATATATCTACATTTGCTACATCTCCAGATCCAGGACTAATAATATTTGGAAAATATCTAGGAATAATTGGATTTATTTTATTAACAATATTTGTTGCAAACAGTTATTTATCATTCATAATAGCAAATTCTAATGTTGTAAGTAGGATAGCTTTTTCTGCTTCTAGAGACGGAGTATTATTGCCTAAATGGTTCTACTATACTCATCCAAAAAGGAAAACTCCAGTAAGAACACTAATGTTATGGTTAGGCGTAGGTTTTGGATCTACTCTGATTTCAGGTTTAGTATTAGGTCCGTTTAATGGAGCATTATTACTTTTAACTATCTCTGGTATTGGAGTGATATTTGAGCATATTTTTGCCAACATAGGTCTTACAATTTTTGCTAAGAAACAGGATCAATTTGATGTGTTTAAGCATGGATTTGTGCCTATAGTGTCTAGCATTTTAGGAGTAGTCGTATTATATTATAGTATGCAGGGTCTAATAAGCACAGCCATATCTTCACCTTCACTGTTAAATTATGCACTCTTAGGTGCGGGAATATTCGCAATTTTATGGCCTTTAGCAGTAGGCTTCTCTTTATCAGTATACTACATGAAGAAACATCCTGAAAAATTAGCTAAAGCAGGAGAATACGACATAGAGATGGAACTAAAGCCACAATCTAAAGAGTATTAA
- a CDS encoding glutamine synthetase family protein — MEYEDVLKKLKSSGIDTLKIDFVDYGGFIRSKEEDIDELEDILENGTNTAKAIMNYTPSGTLARIGSLGVNSDDFTLVPDIDTLSLIPPFAITIGKMYDKTGKPWEYDLRWQLSNLLSKIKREFNIDFISAFEYEFYVTKENKPINDVSCYEIGGYYGSLIDKFLIELKNTLKSIGIGVMKTLKECGPSQYEFNIKHSDPIKTSDSLVFFKDVSKMIGAKYNYEINFMPKPFKEYPGSGLHLNLSAWSKGNNVFYDEKDDLKISETGYSFIAGILEHAKALTAIAAPTVNSYKRLVRIPDMWAPVKIGYGPNNRSTILRIPTPRFSSISRDLRLEYRVPDAASNPYLLFIAFISAGLDGIERGLKSPKPVNDNAYENKELEEIPRDLNEALNELKKDTVLINLIGDKIINEFIAVKKQELEEYNTIVTNWEFNIYKNL, encoded by the coding sequence ATGGAATATGAAGATGTTTTAAAAAAATTAAAATCAAGTGGAATAGATACTCTAAAGATTGATTTTGTTGATTACGGAGGTTTTATCAGAAGCAAAGAGGAAGACATTGATGAGTTAGAAGATATTCTAGAAAACGGAACCAATACCGCAAAAGCTATTATGAACTATACGCCTTCTGGTACTTTAGCCAGAATCGGAAGCTTAGGCGTAAATTCTGACGACTTTACATTGGTTCCTGATATTGACACTTTATCATTAATACCACCATTTGCTATAACTATTGGAAAAATGTATGATAAGACTGGTAAACCTTGGGAATATGACTTAAGATGGCAACTATCTAATCTTCTTTCTAAAATAAAAAGAGAATTTAACATTGATTTTATTTCTGCATTCGAATATGAATTTTATGTTACTAAGGAAAACAAACCTATTAATGATGTATCATGTTATGAAATAGGAGGATATTACGGTTCGTTAATAGATAAATTTCTTATCGAGTTAAAAAATACATTAAAAAGTATAGGAATAGGCGTAATGAAAACATTAAAAGAATGTGGTCCATCACAGTATGAATTCAATATAAAGCATTCTGATCCAATTAAAACTTCAGATTCTTTAGTATTTTTTAAAGATGTATCCAAAATGATTGGAGCTAAATACAATTATGAGATAAACTTTATGCCCAAACCTTTCAAAGAATATCCAGGTTCTGGTCTTCACCTAAATTTAAGTGCATGGAGTAAAGGAAATAACGTTTTTTATGACGAAAAAGATGATCTAAAAATAAGCGAAACTGGATATTCTTTTATAGCCGGAATACTTGAACATGCTAAAGCACTAACTGCTATTGCAGCACCTACCGTAAATTCTTATAAAAGACTAGTAAGAATTCCTGATATGTGGGCTCCAGTAAAGATAGGCTATGGACCTAATAATAGATCTACCATATTAAGAATTCCTACTCCAAGATTTAGTTCTATATCAAGAGATTTAAGATTAGAGTATAGAGTCCCTGATGCAGCTTCAAATCCTTATTTACTATTTATAGCTTTTATATCTGCTGGCCTTGATGGTATAGAAAGAGGTCTCAAATCTCCTAAACCAGTAAACGATAATGCATATGAAAATAAAGAACTAGAAGAGATTCCTAGAGACCTTAATGAGGCTTTAAACGAGCTTAAAAAAGATACTGTGCTAATTAACTTAATAGGAGATAAAATAATAAATGAATTTATTGCAGTTAAAAAGCAAGAATTGGAAGAATATAATACTATAGTTACAAATTGGGAATTCAATATATATAAAAATCTATAA
- a CDS encoding aromatic ring-hydroxylating oxygenase subunit alpha translates to MIEKNDISKNKYEKEKLIDELVKVREDLDENHELQLWWIADERVFDLEKERLWPNIWHFIVHESEIPKPGDFTIRSVGPTDEVLAIRGQDNRIRVFLNICPHRGLQIVKAEKGNSKFITCPYHGWTFNSNGKLIGVSLEALAYGELDKERYGLLELKTENYAGFIFSTLNENPESLENYLGEIKWYMDILFKRNSSGYQFFPAERRIIKFNWKIGADSFVHDVYHFIITHKSASSLYSFEYIKNIISGYQIASKKGHNIRFLGKDGKGRGFPAEFFPILYPVWTPNVVEEAKKLLDPKQFELFSLSYHLSGLVFPNLGFFNGIRKIPDIDLEYPKSVGIPHISFRLLRPISTDTTEYYNWFVVEKDASEEFKELSYRTFMNGFGAGGVVETDDIEHWTYITKASRYSVNYMRKIKVPYKVGDYVTSLKDFMGPHGEDLDIIPTGLTEKSARYMWRRILDYLIGD, encoded by the coding sequence ATGATAGAAAAAAACGATATAAGTAAAAACAAGTATGAAAAAGAAAAACTCATTGATGAATTGGTGAAGGTAAGAGAAGACCTAGATGAAAATCATGAATTGCAGTTATGGTGGATAGCTGATGAAAGAGTTTTTGATTTGGAAAAGGAAAGATTATGGCCAAATATATGGCATTTTATAGTTCACGAATCTGAAATTCCGAAGCCAGGGGATTTTACGATAAGATCTGTAGGTCCTACAGATGAAGTTCTTGCAATCAGAGGACAAGATAATAGAATTAGAGTCTTTCTCAATATATGCCCTCATAGAGGACTTCAAATAGTTAAAGCAGAAAAAGGAAATTCCAAATTTATAACTTGTCCATATCATGGATGGACATTTAATTCTAACGGCAAACTTATAGGAGTTTCATTAGAGGCCTTAGCATATGGAGAACTAGACAAAGAAAGATATGGTTTATTAGAACTAAAGACTGAGAACTATGCTGGTTTTATCTTTTCTACACTTAACGAAAATCCAGAGTCATTAGAGAATTATTTAGGAGAAATAAAATGGTATATGGATATTTTATTCAAGAGGAATTCAAGTGGATATCAATTTTTCCCTGCTGAAAGGAGGATAATAAAATTTAACTGGAAGATAGGAGCTGACAGTTTTGTTCATGATGTATATCATTTTATAATAACTCATAAATCCGCGTCATCTCTATATTCATTTGAATATATTAAAAATATAATATCTGGATATCAAATAGCTTCGAAGAAAGGACATAATATAAGATTTTTAGGTAAGGATGGTAAAGGAAGAGGATTTCCTGCTGAGTTTTTCCCTATTTTATATCCTGTATGGACACCAAATGTAGTAGAAGAGGCTAAAAAATTATTAGATCCTAAGCAATTTGAATTATTCAGTCTTTCTTATCATTTGAGTGGATTAGTATTTCCTAATCTAGGATTCTTTAACGGTATAAGAAAAATACCTGATATAGATTTAGAATACCCTAAATCTGTTGGAATACCACATATTAGCTTTAGGTTATTACGTCCTATAAGTACTGATACTACTGAATATTATAATTGGTTTGTAGTTGAAAAAGATGCAAGCGAAGAATTCAAGGAGTTATCATATAGAACGTTTATGAATGGTTTTGGTGCTGGTGGAGTAGTAGAAACTGATGATATAGAACATTGGACATATATAACAAAGGCATCTAGATACTCAGTGAATTACATGAGAAAAATTAAAGTTCCTTATAAAGTTGGTGATTATGTAACTTCTTTAAAAGACTTTATGGGTCCACATGGAGAAGATTTAGATATAATACCTACTGGACTTACGGAGAAATCTGCAAGATACATGTGGAGAAGAATATTAGATTATCTAATAGGTGATTAA
- a CDS encoding APC family permease: MTRMSSKNKNNENKIFIRESSGLVKQFSSLDMLTLVLSFSIGSGILFFTVGITYEYPGSFPLLSLIIDAIPLFASASVIYFLGLVMPKIGGQYVWISRILSPSLGYFINIFTWLGYCIIIGDVAYIGASFLSDSLTIAGLVTHSPSITDVGKYFTSPIHIVIIAIIITILFTLLDSFSIKLSKFSIFVAFYIPLALLLILDFTMLLESPSTAPSLWNNVFGPSSYQNIISLSTQKGWSSSLISFSLASTLLAVIPLNSSWSGFSHFSGWLTGDAKSPRKSLFFATIGAGIVAFFLMALTIYSYQHLFGAEFISRLGYVSSSVGITPSIPLLGAVALSTFPVLAIAVGFIMFLFPIKDILPSVIAQSRQIFAASFDRLLPEKLTYVSKNGIPIISYAITATVIVISILMVSPLFPLGLYVATDLFSIALGFLQIFTAITAIQFPISKHELYTSAPSPVNKEIFGIPLISILGAISLIGWIFILADSFYGVMSSKVGFEVMLIISIIVGAIFLLYSYFNSKLSKEGINVELVGKEIPPD; the protein is encoded by the coding sequence ATGACTAGAATGAGTAGTAAAAATAAAAATAATGAGAATAAAATATTCATAAGGGAATCTAGTGGGTTAGTAAAACAATTTAGTAGTCTAGATATGTTAACATTAGTTCTTTCATTTTCTATAGGTTCTGGAATATTATTTTTTACTGTAGGCATCACATATGAATATCCAGGTAGTTTTCCGCTATTATCATTAATTATTGATGCAATACCACTTTTTGCTTCTGCATCTGTAATATATTTTTTAGGTCTTGTAATGCCTAAGATTGGAGGTCAATATGTTTGGATTAGTAGAATTCTTTCGCCAAGTTTAGGATACTTCATAAATATATTTACATGGTTAGGGTATTGCATAATAATTGGCGATGTAGCTTACATTGGAGCATCTTTTCTATCTGACTCTCTAACAATTGCTGGATTAGTAACTCATTCTCCTAGCATAACTGATGTAGGTAAATACTTTACTTCACCCATTCATATAGTTATTATAGCAATAATCATTACAATATTGTTTACATTATTAGATTCTTTCAGTATAAAATTATCAAAATTCTCAATTTTTGTAGCTTTTTATATTCCTTTAGCTCTTCTGTTAATTCTTGACTTCACAATGCTATTAGAGAGTCCTTCTACTGCACCATCACTATGGAACAACGTTTTCGGTCCTTCCTCTTATCAAAATATAATATCTCTTAGTACTCAAAAAGGTTGGTCTTCATCATTAATATCATTCAGCTTAGCATCTACCTTATTGGCAGTAATACCTCTGAATTCTTCGTGGAGTGGATTTAGTCATTTTAGTGGATGGTTAACTGGAGATGCAAAGTCTCCAAGAAAAAGTTTGTTTTTCGCCACTATAGGAGCAGGGATAGTAGCATTCTTCCTAATGGCATTAACAATATATTCCTATCAACATCTTTTTGGTGCAGAATTCATTTCTAGATTAGGGTATGTTTCGTCATCTGTAGGTATAACTCCTTCAATTCCCCTTCTAGGAGCAGTCGCATTAAGCACTTTTCCAGTTTTAGCTATAGCTGTAGGTTTTATAATGTTTTTATTTCCTATAAAGGATATATTGCCCTCAGTTATTGCTCAGTCAAGACAAATATTTGCAGCCTCATTTGATAGGTTATTGCCAGAAAAATTAACTTATGTATCTAAAAACGGAATTCCAATAATAAGTTATGCTATAACTGCAACTGTTATAGTTATTTCTATATTGATGGTAAGTCCGCTATTTCCTCTAGGACTATACGTTGCTACAGATCTCTTTAGTATAGCATTAGGTTTCTTGCAAATATTTACAGCTATAACTGCAATACAGTTTCCTATATCTAAACATGAATTATATACCAGTGCTCCTTCTCCAGTAAATAAAGAAATCTTTGGAATACCTCTAATTTCCATTTTAGGAGCTATCTCATTAATAGGATGGATATTTATTCTTGCAGACTCTTTTTATGGAGTAATGAGTTCTAAAGTAGGATTTGAAGTAATGTTAATAATATCTATTATCGTAGGTGCAATATTTCTCTTATATAGCTATTTTAATTCAAAGCTATCAAAAGAAGGTATTAACGTAGAACTAGTAGGAAAGGAAATTCCTCCTGACTAA